A part of Mycolicibacterium sp. TUM20985 genomic DNA contains:
- the fadA6 gene encoding steroid 3-ketoacyl-CoA thiolase FadA6, whose protein sequence is MGDAYIIDAVRTAVGKRNGSLSGVHPVDLGAAAWRGLFDRNDVDPGAVTDVIAGCVDAIGGQAGNIARLSWLAAGFPEEVPGVTVDRQCGSSQQAISFGAQAIMSGTADLIVAGGMQNMSQIPISSAMIVGEQFGFTSPTNESKSWLHRYGDQEISQFRGSEMIAEKWNLSREEMEQFALTSHQRAQEAIRAGYFENEIIPVDGFVTDEGPRDTSLEKMAGLKTLVEGGRLTAAMASQISDGASAVLIASEQAVKDHGLTPRARIHHVSARGADPVYMLTGPIPATHYALEKTGLSIEDIDTIEINEAFAPVVMAWLQETKADPAKVNPSGGAIALGHPLGATGAKLFTTMLNTLERTGGRYGLQTMCEGGGTANVTIIERL, encoded by the coding sequence ATGGGTGACGCGTACATCATCGACGCTGTACGGACCGCCGTCGGCAAGCGCAATGGATCGCTCTCGGGCGTGCACCCCGTCGACCTGGGTGCCGCCGCCTGGCGTGGCCTCTTCGACCGCAACGACGTCGACCCTGGCGCCGTCACCGACGTGATCGCCGGGTGCGTCGACGCCATCGGCGGACAGGCCGGCAACATCGCCCGGCTGTCGTGGTTGGCGGCGGGCTTCCCCGAAGAGGTGCCCGGTGTCACCGTCGACCGGCAGTGCGGTTCGAGCCAGCAGGCGATTTCCTTTGGGGCGCAGGCGATCATGTCCGGTACGGCCGACCTGATCGTCGCAGGCGGCATGCAGAACATGAGCCAGATTCCGATCAGCTCGGCGATGATCGTCGGTGAGCAGTTCGGCTTCACCTCGCCCACCAACGAGTCGAAGAGTTGGCTGCACCGCTATGGCGATCAGGAGATCTCGCAGTTTCGCGGGTCGGAGATGATCGCCGAGAAGTGGAACCTCTCCCGCGAGGAGATGGAGCAGTTCGCGCTGACGAGTCACCAGCGCGCGCAGGAGGCCATCCGCGCGGGGTACTTCGAGAACGAGATCATCCCCGTAGATGGCTTCGTCACCGACGAGGGCCCTCGGGATACCTCGCTGGAGAAGATGGCCGGGCTGAAGACGCTCGTCGAGGGTGGGCGGTTGACGGCCGCGATGGCGAGCCAGATCTCCGACGGCGCCAGCGCGGTGCTCATTGCGTCCGAGCAGGCCGTCAAGGATCACGGGCTGACGCCGCGTGCCCGCATCCACCACGTCAGTGCCCGCGGCGCCGACCCGGTGTACATGCTGACCGGCCCGATCCCCGCGACGCACTATGCGCTGGAGAAGACCGGGCTGTCGATCGAGGACATCGACACCATCGAGATCAACGAGGCGTTCGCCCCGGTGGTCATGGCGTGGCTGCAGGAGACGAAGGCCGACCCCGCGAAGGTCAACCCGAGCGGCGGCGCGATCGCGCTCGGCCATCCGCTGGGAGCAACGGGCGCCAAGCTGTTCACGACGATGTTGAACACGC